One window of the Pelobates fuscus isolate aPelFus1 chromosome 12, aPelFus1.pri, whole genome shotgun sequence genome contains the following:
- the NAT10 gene encoding RNA cytidine acetyltransferase — MQRKKIDNRIRVLIENGVSEKHRNLFVIVGDHGKDQVVILHHMLSKATIRARPSVLWCYKKELGFSSHRKKQMRKLQKRIKSGLLNVKEDDPFELFIASTNIRYCYYNETHKILGNTYGMCVLQDFEALTPNLLARTVETVEGGGIVVILLRTMSSLKQLYTMTMDVHSRYRTEAHQDVVGRFNERFILSLSSCKNCMVIDDQLNILPVSSHISNIKPIPPKTQEQTLTPEEQELQDVKQSLQDTQPVGVLVENCKTLDQAKALLKFIEAVSEKTLRSTVAMTAARGRGKSAALGLAIAGAVAFGYSNIFVTSPSPDNLHTLFEFIFKGFDALQYQEHLDYEIIQSLNPEFEKAVVRVNVFKEHRQTIQYIHPADAVKLGQAELVVIDEAAAIPLPLVKSLMGPYLVFMASTINGYEGTGRSLSLKLIQQLRQQSADSQVIVTAENKSSTSNRLASARTLHEVSLQESIRYAPGDPVEKWLNDLLCLDCLNITRIISGCPLPETCDLYYVNRDTLFCYHKASESFLQRLMALYVASHYKNSPNDLQMLSDAPAHHLFCLLPPVPATQNSLPEVLAVVQVCLEGEISRQSVMNSLSRGKKASGDLIPWTVSEQFQDPDFGSLSGGRVVRIAVHPDYQGMGYGSRALQLLQMYYEGQFPCLDENAAQNPKEITSVSSVAVSLLEESLTPRKNLPPLLLRLSERPAEKLDYLGVSYGLTPKLLKFWKRAGFIPVYLRQTPNDLTGEHSCVMLKCLQEEDESEQEPWLTAFWKDFRRRFLALLSYQFCNFQPSLALNVLQNRNVKKESQSVISRSELGMVFTPYDLKRLEMYSQNMVDYHLIMDLIPTVSRLFFLQQLGELHLSAAQSALLLGIGLQHKTVDQLEKEIDLPGSQLMGLFNRVIRKMIQLFNRIQERAIEDEMGTAKEVVMEPTLKSLNEDLEEAAKEFQEKQNKEMEKLKGVDLSQYAIRGQAEEWNEVLKKTGKHASIISVKSDKKRKLEQPEKNAAKQQKKFRKNKDSKQKRGK, encoded by the exons ATGCAGAGGAAGAAGATTGATAATCGCATCCGGGTGCTCATCGAGAATGGCGTCAGTGAAAAACACAGGAACTTGTTTGTGATTGTTGGAGACCATGGAAAAGATCAG GTGGTCATTCTCCATCACATGCTGTCTAAGGCCACCATCCGCGCTCGTCCATCCGTACTTTGGTGTTACAAGAAAGAACTGGGCTTCAGCAG TCACCGAAAGAAACAGATGAGAAAGCTTCAGAAGAGGATAAAAAGTGGTTTGCTGAACGTCAAGGAAGATGACCCTTTTGAGCTCTTCATTGCATCCACCAACATCCGTTATTGTTACTACAATGAGACCCATAAAATTCTGGGAAATACATATGGCATGTGTGTCCTACAG GATTTTGAGGCTCTGACTCCCAATTTACTGGCTCGGACGGTAGAGACGGTAGAAGGTGGAGGGATTGTAGTGATTCTCCTTCGCACAATGAGTTCTTTGAAGCAGCTGTACACAATGACTATG GATGTCCACTCAAGATACAGGACAGAGGCACATCAAGATGTGGTGGGGAGATTCAATGAGAG GTTCATTCTGTCTCTGTCATCCTGTAAGAATTGCATGGTCATTGATGACCAACTCAACATCCTCCCAGTCTCTAGCCATATCTCCAACATCAAGCCAATCCCACCCAAAACACAG GAACAAACCCTGACCCCCGAAGAGCAGGAATTACAAGATGTAAAGCAGAGTCTTCAGGACACACAACCAGTGGGAGTCCTGGTCGAAAATTGCAAAACACTGGACCAG GCCAAGGCGTTACTCAAGTTTATTGAGGCTGTTTCTGAGAAGACTCTTCGTAGCACAGTAGCCATGACAGCAGCTCGAGGACGGGGAAAATCTGCTGCTCTGGGGTTGGCAATAGCCGGCGCTGTGGCTTTTGG TTACTCAAATATCTTTGTGACCTCACCAAGCCCTGATAATCTTCACACCCTCTTCGAGTTCATCTTTAAAGGGTTTGATGCCCTGCAGTACCAG GAACACTTGGATTATGAGATTATCCAGTCATTGAATCCAGAGTTTGAGAAGGCAGTGGTACGAGTAAATGTGTTCAAGGAGCACAGACAGACCATACAG TACATCCACCCGGCCGATGCCGTCAAGTTAGGCCAAGCAGAGCTGGTTGTAATTGATGAAGCTGCTGCAATTCCTCTGCCCCTTGTGAAGAGTCTGATGGGGCCCTACCTGGTCTTCATGGCATCAACCATCAATGG GTATGAAGGGACTGGCCGGTCTCTGTCCCTGAAGCTGATTCAGCAGCTGCGGCAGCAAAGTGCAGACAGTCAGGTCATTGTGACTGCTGAGAACAAATCCTCCACCAGCAACCGGCTGGCATCAG CTCGTACGCTGCATGAGGTTTCTCTGCAGGAGTCCATCCGTTACGCTCCTGGAGATCCCGTCGAGAAATGGCTAAACGATTTGCTGTGTTTGGACTGTCTGAACATCACCCGAATCATCTCTGGCTGTCCGCTCCCAGAAACCTGTGACTT ATATTATGTGAATCGGGACACATTGTTTTGCTACCACAAAGCTTCTGAATCATTTCTCCAGAGACTAATGGCTCTCTATGTTGCTTCTCACTACAAA AATTCACCAAATGACCTCCAGATGTTGTCTGATGCCCCAGCTCATCACCTCTTCTGCCTCCTCCCTCCGGTTCCTGCCACCCAGAATTCCTTGCCTGAGGTTTTGGCTGTTGTTCAG GTCTGTCTAGAGGGTGAAATTTCCCGCCAGTCTGTCATGAACAGTCTGTCCCGTGGTAAGAAGGCATCGGGGGACCTGATTCCATGGACTGTCTCTGAGCAG TTCCAAGATCCAGATTTTGGAAGCCTCTCTGGAGGAAGAGTTGTGAGAATAGCAGTCCACCCAGACTACCAAGGG ATGGGTTATGGGAGCCGGGCTCTGCAGTTATTGCAGATGTACTATGAGGGACAGTTTCCATGTCTGGATGAGAACGCTGCCCAGAATCCTAAGGAGATCACTTCCGTAAGCAGCGTG GCTGTGAGCTTATTGGAAGAATCATTGACTCCACGAAAGAACCTGCCCCCACTCTTGCTCCGGCTCAGTGAAAGACCAGCAGAGAAGTTGGACTATCTTGGTGTGTCCTACGGATTAACCCCAAAACTGCTGAA GTTTTGGAAAAGAGCTGGGTTTATTCCAGTTTACCTGCGCCAAACTCCC AATGATCTCACCGGCGAGCATTCCTGCGTAATGCTTAAGTGTCTGCAAGAGGAAGATGAGTCGGAGCAGGAACCGTGGCTGACGGCATTTTGGAAAG ATTTCCGAAGACGTTTCCTGGCCCTTCTCTCGTATCAGTTCTGTAACTTCCAACCATCTTTGGCGTTGAATGTTTTGCAGAACAGAAATGTGAAGAAGGAATCTCAGAGTG TAATCAGTCGCTCAGAGCTAGGGATGGTCTTCACTCCGTATGACTTGAAGCGACTGGAGATGTACTCCCAAAACATGGTGGATTATCACCTTATCATGGATCTCATCCCTACGGTCAGCCGTCTGTTCTTCTTGCAACAGCTTGGAGAGCTCCATCTTTCTGCAGCTCAGTCC GCTCTGCTTCTGGGTATTGGCCTACAGCACAAAACAGTGGATCAACTGGAGAAGGAAATTGACCTGCCTGGCAGTCAGTTAATGGGTCTATTTAACCGCGTCATCCGTAAAATGATCCAG CTGTTTAACAGAATTCAGGAGAGGGCCATCGAAGACGAGATGGGCACTGCCAAAGAGGTTGTCATGGAACCCACATTGAAATCTCTCAATGAGGAtttg GAGGAGGCAGCTAAAGAATTTCAAGAGAAACAGAATAAGGAGATGGAGAAACTAAAAGGAGTCGACCTATCCCA GTATGCAATCAGAGGTCAGGCTGAAGAATGGAATGAAGTCCTGAAGAAGACTGGGAAACATGCGTCCATTATCAGTGTGAAGAG TGACAAGAAAAGGAAATTGGAACAACCGGAGAAGAACGCGGCCAAACAGCAGAAAAAGTTTAGGAAAAACAAAGACAGCAAGCAGAAGCGTGGAAAATGA